TCCATTTAGAAACAGTGATAAAACGAACAGTCCTCAGGTAATACAGGACAGGTAGGACAGTAGGGGGTAATGCTCACGAGAACTGGGCCCTGATAAGGCTGTTGCCACTCATTATTGGAACAAAAATACTGTGTGATGAACCAGCATGGGAGCTGCTTATGGTTCTGAAAGATATCATTGAACTTGTGGTGGCCCCTGCAGGGCCAGATTAACACAGGGCACAGGACCAGTAAGGGGCCCTGGGCACagtcaaaatattattttatatcacGTTACAAACGCAGGCCTCACTTCCCAAATCATATGCAGATTTGTGCAACCCATTCGATCAAAATGTTAAATCACGTCAAAAACGGTGTCTGCACAAATGCCGCCTGCCATCAGCTCTACACTGACATGGTCAGTGAGTGAGGTCGAGCTATCACGTCGAAACATTTCATAACATCAAGACTAGGCTATTCGTCATGTCGAGATGTCATTTTTAGCTAACGTGTTAGCGGTTTCTCGAACGCAATTGAGCAGTTAGTCCACACTTCAACAACCCATAAACATGAAATCTGCTTATGTCTAAACTTTTGAGAGGTAGAGACACTAAATTAAGTTTTGAGTTTAGCGcagtaagcacacacataaTTTAGTGGCTTTACGCATAGAGCAAGCACATTTGTGCCTGGTATAGATTACAATTTAATGCAGACAAGACTTACATGCTATAAATAAGACACACATTTTGGCGAGACGAAGCTAAAGGCGAATATATCTATTACTGGATCAGCAGGTAAGACAGGACGTGAGAGTGCCACTCGCACCCCAAAGCACAACCAGTAGGCTAGGTTACAGCAGCTTTGAGAACCACCGATGGACTGCTTAGAAATACTTTGTTGTAGTTTCAAAATGATAGACTACACAAACGACATTGATTTTTGTCAATTAAACCTCTTATCAGTGCAGATTTATTTATGGGTATCCTCATTTATTGTAATGTCCAAGTTccatcccagatagcaaaatcagattggcagatagcggaccgctggtggtGTGCCACTTGTGGTTCGCTGTTGGACCagcatctctttaaatttaacttgtcatgaatattaagaaaagttaataaaatgatacatggagtataactgaacaaatgaaaaagattttagaccaatagcggcaaaatattgggcaatttgtctgcaacccaCCAGTggaccgccagagaaccgatgagcaaaatgccagcggaccgccagctatgcccccaatggaccgacGGTGGTctgccagcctcttgctatctgggatgttAGTGTTTGTTTCACGCCTGCAGTGTGTGGTTTGGATGAGCCAGATGCGGGCAGCTTGCCTGTTTTCAGCTTAAAGTTTCTGTCTAAAATTGTGTGAAAAACGTCCAATTAGCTGCCAGAATTCTAAAAATGCCCTTGGGGGAGAAACCCCGAATTTGTGTAGCATTATTACCAAATTTCAGCTCGTAGGCTAGTCGATCAATGTTTAGCATTTAACCTATTTTTCCAAGTCGAACCGTAGTAGATGAGCCTTGCAGCTGTATTTGGTGCAGTAGTAGGCCTATGGCTGGAGGAATGTATGTCTTCATCTGGCGTGGTTTTGATTACtactttttcacattttctaGTGCGTAACGTTATGCCTTCTGGTCGTAGACAACTAGTACCATGCACGAAACGCTGAAATGTCAGTTCATACATTAGTCTCTTGTCTGAATGATTATCTCGGGAAGTTGATAGTCGATTTGTTTGGTTGATCATCGTGTTCGGGCATTGTCAGTCTGGTGGTTCAAGGTCAGCACCAATTATCTTGCAGTCAAGCCATGTTTTAAAGCTTTAACGCTAATTTGAAGTTCAAAAAAGAGTGGAGCGgaggtaaaaaaataaatgaagttAGAGGGAAAACGGAGCTCTCAGCTCAGGCAGCCATCTTGTTTCTCGTCGGCCTCTCAGCCTAAACCTATTTTTCCAGTGTTCAAACTTTTTCAAAATGGTAATCCACGAGAAAAATACAACACTAAAACATACGTATCTGTAGCCTGTTAGATTGAGGGTTTATACACTGTAAACATTGGGTGTCCATCACGAGAGTGaggttgtaggctactatttgcctgcgtgcatgtgtgcgtgtgtccgtccatggggggagggaggggtggggtcaTTCCAATTTTGTGCCCAGGGCCCGTGGTCATGATAATCCGGCCATGGGCCCCTGTCCACACTAAAGAAACTGTGGGCTATCTTGATCCAATATCTTGATCCAATCCAAAATATCCAAACTCCGACACAGGTTTCTTGACATTTTCCGAAGTGAGAAACGTCTTCCAAAGCATCATTTCCTGGAGCACTACCCAAAGCTGATTGAAGCATTTGGTCCATTTGTATGATTATGGTCCATGCGCTTTGAATCCAAGCATAGCTTCTTCAAGCGTATTGTAAGGCACTCAagaaatttaaaaaatgtctcAACTCAGCTAATAATGGCCTATAGTATACAAGCAAATGGAGGAAAGGCCTCATTGTCTGTAAGCAAGGTGTCGGCAATGCCTGTTGAATTGCTACATACAGATGTGCAAGAAGCACTAAGGTCTAAAGCACCAAAACCACACAGTTGTAGATCTATCCAGCACTGTGGTTTATAATAGAGTCAAGTACAGACTTGGAATGATTCTTTCATATGGTAGCACTGGTGGTCTGTCTGATTTTGTGGAGATTTGTCAGATTCTCATCTTGAAAAACAATGTCAGTTTCATTGTGAGGAGTCTGTTTTCATGGTATGATGAGCATCTCAGATCATACTACCTTGAGTATTCTGGAGGTATGCGTCTTGTTGAACATAAGGAACTTAATGATTGGTATCCTTGTCAGCTTATACCATGGCAAAAGAAGTGCATGGTTACACTGAAGCGTCACATATATATCTCATACTAGAGAAGTCGTTGACTATCAGAGGATTTATGGCTAGCTGTAAGAAGTTGTTTCTGTGTGATTTCAGGTACTTTTCAGTGTGGATCATTTTTTCGAAATATTATGTGtctttagcctagaaatctagacgcaccctagcggcggcgaattaatttgctcagcctgtacgtctagtatcaaaccatagggatttctattggctgacgccgtggacgtcatccaatcacagcttctattttgttagagagtcttaaaggcgggcttaacaggataatgACAGTCCCTGcggacggtgaacaacaaggaaggtggctatggctaactaagagcggttgtttgaatcggcgttgacGCCAACTTtgaggagttggactttttttttttgaaacacaatgcacttaagtcattcctttcgaagaaggatgtatttgccttTTTGctgaccggatacggatatggtcgtagcgctggcctattgcatgcctaagCAGTTTACAaaacaattctctgcccgccccttggattaagcgaggtgaatggttcgattccagactatacatttcaatgatataggatggcccgccaggctaatgtTTCTTCCTATTTCAAGGCTTCTTGATGACTCAATGGATCCAGTCGGCCCTGTGCTCATTGAGCAGGACATCAACAAGTTAATACTTCCCTCAGGTATCCCAAATACAGTGGATGAATTGAAATTGGCTGTAAAGGATGCAGTTCACCTCTGACGAGTTCAGTTTGCAGTACATGGATTTGGGATGTAATGATTTTTTTCACTCTCGCTGCAACAAACCAAATTCAACATAAAGACACAATCAAAATTTTTTTTATCCTGCTCCGATTCTACTCACACTGTGTTGTGATGAGAGTGATATGACCAATGCATGCATGTCAGCACTCTTAGATGAGACTCATTCATTTGCTGCCACAGTCATGCAGTCCACACTGCTCTGGCCAAAAGACTTCCCAATATCTAAATTCTTACCTGAAGTAGAGAGAGCTCTCCAAAATGCCATGGATACAGGAAAGAAGGGGCATTGATGGACTTCAGTCCAATTGAAAAACAACTAAAGGAAAAGTTAGCGCAAgccatacacatatatacagtatgccaCAGCTCTAGTTCAACAATATCGTTGTCTTGAAGAACCAGGATCTTGGAGCGGCCTGTATGGTTGGTGTAACACCTCAGAAATAAAATGGGGGATTATCGCCAGCGCTTAAGTAAATTCGGCTGTCCAGAAGTGGCTGTTAATTCGCTAAAAAACAAGAAAGCGAGAGGACCGGATATCGGCcaagaacataaaaaaaacaagaaaagccGAAGTCAACTATCTGCCTCCCTTTCCAGTGGGGGAAAATGAAGAAAGCTTGGAGAAAGAAACACAAGTACTACTAAGCGAAGTACTGTAAAGAAACGTGATAATGCAATTGTCATTAAACAAAAGATGTCCAAGACTTTTTCACTCAGGAGGAATGAGATTGTGCAGTAGTCCCCCAGTGTGGCACACAAGGAAAGATGGCCTGCCCTGTTCAATTGTGTTAACGTAAGTCACACTTGTCTGTcatttattaatgtattttcaTGTACTTTAGGATTATGTTTATAACAAGAAAATGCAATTGACTGCAACAAAGATGAGGAAGGATAATTGTCCATTGCATTGACATGTTTTCATGTCCTCTGTGTAATGCATTACAATGTGGCATAAACTTGACAGGGTAAGGTTGTTGGGTTTTCATTGGTCTACTGGTCATATACAATATATTGTCTCATGGTGTACGTGTGtggattttttgttttgtttcaggtAAATTAAAAATTGGGttgaaccagagactttctaatgaggagacacagcactcaaaaaatcctccatagaaatgcatggggttagtttgtaacaccgttgtctacacatatcccaccccttcctcgggcaaaacgtcgacatgtgaatacattgagccagtcatgtggtgtgatgtgaatacattgagccaatcatatggtgtgctgtgaagacattgtgccaatcatgtgttgtgaactctccgctggagcaagattggtgtcgtgaagccttgcgcacgcgcatttctgccgaataggatgcccgatgagtgcccaaaaagcgttgcaatatggttgccgagtggagggacttgcctaaaccaaacaccacatgattggctcaatgtattcacatgtcgacgttttgccgaggaagggggaatgatgggatatgtgtagacaacagccatattggcgtgacaaactagccccatgcatttctatggagtatttctatgcatttctatggagtgctgtgtctccacattagaaagtctctgatattAACCACCATATGGCCCTGGCGAGATACAGTAACTCTTCCTCGTCGGAGCTATAGGTGACTTTTGCAGCCCTGTTGTAATGCTACATACTTCAGTAAACAACTCAACTTTACCTTGGTATTCATGTCGTGTCATTAACCTTGCCTCGGAGACTGAGTATGATATATCCATTGACGGGAGTTCtgagctagccagctagctaactAGTATATCCAGCAGACACTTAATGATTAGACAAAAGTAAAGAGACGACAATATGTTGTATGGTGgtaacctgactccgccagatggattgctTTGCATTTGCTCGGCATATCCATCTGGGAGCTTTCCATTGGAGAACTTTTGAGAAGGGGCGAAAATATGCACGATATTGAATTTTATCCGATATGCCTATATTTACGAGCTTTACAAACTtcgtagttttttcacatgctgttgcaacaactagtaacattagaacaactacaacaccacaccgatctagccagaccggaaactaaacaatacgcactgacgaatggaatggaacagaacgttgtatgtgcagcatacacgcccccttttagggggaagatgactgatataatggaaatctatgctgcatcaaagtggagagcgaaacgtgcttatagtaaacgtactaaatcttgaaacaaacatgaataaaaggcacaaaataaggttggtgtaagagttatctgtgtgtttatgggattgaccatgttcctatgtgTTGCTCTCCAGTTTACTatcaggagtgtcacgaatgtattgataggcacagtcaaactgcccgtggctgactaattaagtttaactttacatgtcagaacatcaactaaacataagtcacacattcattctatcacttgtaatatgaacgtagcctatttcctacaactaggtgagataattggctatgttatactgaagttccacagttagctagctagcaagctaactgttttgcatgggatattatggtaagtATGCTACATTTGTATAatacatggggtattgcaaacaaataaggttggtaatgtacatcgtttcaacatgagtaagttacataaacacaattcttcataactgccgtgttagtaaaatgattgaatgtcctgtgaattaataactagatgtaacgtcaacgtgtgattaGTAGATTACTGTCTTTCAATGGTATAATGTTCATGTGTTTTCCGCtgaaatggggcgtgatgcagatcaaatgtatctttatgatgatgcgccgttagtaAGCTACGTAAAGGCAggctgcacacacttggttgggctaacgagccggccaaagagtagtagcctaggctgacgttgtgtgccgccaaagattttttcaccgtcacttgttctgttatcaacattcctctttggctgctactatttgcgatgcaatctgctttcgacattcatttacattagattcgattcttttcaatacaactccgcacaccagcatcgcactttgcagccgtgtaaatcacgattcagttatatttggtcgctgctccataaaatccattgttcatccagtgtttgcctgttaaaaacgttggtgttgatgtgtgtggcaagtgacagtgcaccatagactgtaggcctataaaatggcaatacactcatgttgaaaagttccttattttcaactgaactcaaagataatgaatatagtatgaatataatattttctgtttgttatgccctttataatgtgtgtaggcctacattttgtgcatgcacttctgcagtagcatttatttcagtttatatcagctatatttctgaagaatatattgtgttgcctcaggtctgctgcacatcttttgaaatttgatttgaaataatcaaatagacctatgtcttaaagttcagttaataaagtaacttgctttgctttcatttgaatcccaatcaagataaacaataattgctttattgttaatatggactcctggaaagttcagaaatgcaaaataatagaattttaatcatatgataaaatatgtgattaatcgtgattaactacaGGAATTCAGCTATTAATCGCGATTAAAAACTttgaatcgtttgacagcactaatttaCACCCATTTCCTCTATGTGTAAGTCATCTACAGGTAGGTCTGAggcaattcctgatgattcacgATTCATCCACCAGATGACCTTTCTGTAGGATTGGTTAAGGTCATGCACATCAGCTTCAAACCCTGGGGGGATTCAAATGTACATGAATGAGGAACTACTGCTGGCAATAACCATAGCACATCAAAAACAGAATAGTTTACATGAAATGCAATTACAATTTATTTACATTCATAACTGGACAAATTTCCCAGCTTGCAGGACAACAGGCCTACATTTAACAGGCCtacattttttcttttaaaggCAGTACAAGGCACTCACACTTTTAAAGTATAATTTTACCACATTCTCTTAGATCTAATAGCTGACACTGAAATCTCTGTGTGACACCCAACTCCCgtctcccccactccctctccaacatctctttcattctctccatctGACCAGCAGACTTCTCGCTGGCCGGCTCTTGGTCTTCAAGCCCTGGTTTATCACATGGGTGAGCTCAATAGGCATTCAAATGATCACTTAATCACATCATGTAGCATTTATGATGACTGAATACTGTATGTGGACACTGGTCAAAACCTTGCAATGGCAATTACTTATGCAAGATACATTTCACACGTTTGATTTAAAACTTTGACCttgcaatgacaatgacaaaatGGAGTTATTACCTGTGGCAGCATCAAAGACAGATTTCTTAATGGGGAATTTAGGATCAGGTGGACTGGCGCCCTTTCCTGAGTTTATTTCCTCATCCTGAGACGATGGGTGAGTATCTCTGACTGATTACAAATGAAATATAACTTATACTTATTGTATTTCTATCCTATTTTAATAATACTTAtagtgttaattaatattatgtAACCATAAAATCCAGTTAGAGCAAAAGCAAGAAAACAGCTAAAGCAAAACTCACAATTTGTGCCTGGATCATCCATGCTTCCTTTCAGCTTTGAAGTTGTTTCACTGCAGATGGTCACAATCTGCTCCTCTAATTCTCTATCCATTTTCTGCCATTTCTGGTCTAAGAAATGCACCATCTCATTTGGCACTTCTATCAGATCTTTAGTGGTCTTTTTATCAATACATGTTTGTGATTCAGGTTCTGGCCAAAATAAACTGTTACTGGCCACCATTTCCTCAATCTTGTTCAGCAGCTCCATGACTTCCTCTTCTTTGTCATTCCAACTCAGGACGTGATATCTGTTTCCACATTTCTCCACAAGCCACTGTAATGGCTGTCCTTCACTCTCAATGTGCTCCTCAATGCTTGTGTCCTCAAGCCGATCTCCACATGTGAACAGCACCATGGTGTGCTTCCAGACCTGCTCACCAAACATCTTCATGTTGTCTTCAATATTCTTCCTTTGTTCTTCATGGAAGGTTGTGTCTGCTGGAACAGCTAGAAGAATGGCATGGGGAGCTTTGGAATCAAGCGTCAGCCCTCTCTGTAACTCTGTCTTCACCCATTCTGGAGTGCATTTGGCAGGTAAGTACTTCCACCAGCCAGGGGTATCCACAACAGAGACTTGTCTTCCAGCAACTTTTTTAGAGTTTCTCTCAGACTTATaagttctttttttgtttacacgATCCACTTGGCCCAGAATTGTATCCATTGCAGATGTTTTTCCCGAGATCAACCACCCCAATAGAAGAATCCTAAGTTCTTATAGTGATGGTATAACCCCTGAATGAGCAGATTTGAGAATACAAGCCCATTAGCTCATTTGAATCCAAAACAATTTACAATTGAAGAACACCATGTGAGGGACCGGAGCGTCACCCCAAGTATTGGGATGTGTAGGCTCACTGGCTTTAGATGGTGGAGGTGGAAAACACGGAAACCAGAGCTCAACGTGGTATccaaaaaaaatatcaaagTTTATTTATACTTAACTCAGAAtttcaagaaagaaaaaaataaatcaaaatagcATAATGCTTTTAGTTCCAAACGATAGCACCGCAATCAAACACTTTGTACATAGCCTCACAGCAAGCTAGTACTCACCCTCTCTTCCCTATTGCAGAAAGTATTAGGCTAAATTGGCCCCTTCAGGACTAATTGGACTATACCAACAATCAGGGTATTATTTTTAGGCTAAGGCCATAAATAAGCTATTaactaaatacaaaataaacattacatgaaAACAAACTATTCTTATTATATCAACCGTGTTATACAACATTTACACCACCTATTTACAACACATATACAAAACATTACTACAAACCAAACACCCCTGTGTACAATGCTTTGCCCTGGGACGGGGAGAAATACTGCCCCTACAGCGGCGCGCGCATCCGCATAGGAACAGTCAAACCGGACCGCGAACCAGGAAATGTGTGAGTAGTATGTACGAGTTAACCAGGATTTTAGACAGAAACAGGGAGTAAGTGGGACATGAAATAGTGGGTACCGCACTACATGTCATGGAGGTGGTAAAGTATAAAGTTATAAGCAATGGCAAATTAGTTTTGAGTGTTGTGAATTAAATCGCGAACTAACCgcgttacaaacaaacaaaatgaacgCGAATGCGTTAATGGCGCATAGCCCCGCGCCGACCTTCCCTTAAACACATCGCCCC
This window of the Alosa alosa isolate M-15738 ecotype Scorff River chromosome 7, AALO_Geno_1.1, whole genome shotgun sequence genome carries:
- the LOC125297829 gene encoding GTPase IMAP family member 7-like — translated: MDTILGQVDRVNKKRTYKSERNSKKVAGRQVSVVDTPGWWKYLPAKCTPEWVKTELQRGLTLDSKAPHAILLAVPADTTFHEEQRKNIEDNMKMFGEQVWKHTMVLFTCGDRLEDTSIEEHIESEGQPLQWLVEKCGNRYHVLSWNDKEEEVMELLNKIEEMVASNSLFWPEPESQTCIDKKTTKDLIEVPNEMVHFLDQKWQKMDRELEEQIVTICSETTSKLKGSMDDPGTNFRDTHPSSQDEEINSGKGASPPDPKFPIKKSVFDAATGLEDQEPASEKSAGQMERMKEMLEREWGRRELGVTQRFQCQLLDLRECGKIIL